Proteins encoded together in one Drosophila albomicans strain 15112-1751.03 chromosome 2R, ASM965048v2, whole genome shotgun sequence window:
- the LOC117573914 gene encoding protein cereblon isoform X2: MDEEETAEIDEATSNEASNAALAVAAAASDDMQVVETETVAEASSVAEAENVVVQAITEHSRARLENMLEGVENMVEELSYLIGHDAASYEASNPAIANAAAAAHPSVQAESASDTRTQFDTAHRVYHNSTDRLTNMLRAVDDMVVEVSDFTNLIRDVDTLRDEPDATTDEAPAAAVETVAAADEAEASASPPPAVEELPQEAEPQQEVEPHIAEMPEDSASSDSISSDMSLGSPGSEDDSDIEAMPRWMIPANRVRSAVDMLVSQARTQDGGISSFLRRENFLQRVRSMVFSQDRIRNRVTNEANAVAEDTAEVETPPMDTEMNDDVRFDTNLPAEHSYFGNNLNRVPGVDYLEVGSTHRMLIFMHQHILFPGEVLPFMINGSIIDEEVNDAGRDGVIFGVGFPLMQPPDDNPHKLYGVTCQIYEKGESGNHLVFYKSRALQRIVINCDDIQGPPQYIARNPTMKCYSKVKILPEYFLPEPLKCLDMGSLNRFRDIPSMKDKFQRYQLTTTPWPLEACQEYSFEDIIEKARKKLEIHKIDTMPRCPIQLSFWLVRNLHLTEKMMRLTFLTNSVNTRLQLIGTTLKQESLFYCRYCNSSLASCSDLFAMSKHGVQTQYCNSGGYIHETNTVYRVISHAIGYSGEPSTEFSWFPGYQWHIIICKFCAQHVGWEFKAVEPNLAPKVFFGLAGSSVRIGRTSERTPTNNGSTFVVRNLMRLVSRELE; encoded by the exons AAATCGATGAGGCAACCTCGAACGAGGCGTCAAACGCTGCacttgctgtcgctgctgctgcaagcgACGACATGCAAGTggtagagacagagacagtgGCAGAGGCGAGTTCCGTGGCGGAGGCGGAGAATGTTGTAGTACAAGCGATAACTGAACATAGCCGAGCACGACTTGAGAATATGCTTGAAGGAGTGGAAAATATGGTCGAGGAACTTAGTTATCTTATTGGCCATGACGCGGCCTCCTACGAGGCGTCAAATCCTGCAATTGCTAACGCTGCTGCAGCGGCACATCCGTCGGTACAGGCAGAATCTGCCTCGGATACTAGAACACAATTTGATACTGCACATAGAGTATATCACAATAGCACAGATCGACTTACTAATATGCTTAGGGCAGTGGATGACATGGTCGTTGAGGTCAGcgattttacaaatttaatacgTGATGTCGACACACTGAGAGATGAGCCAGATGCTACTACAGATGAAGcaccagcagctgctgttgaaaCAGTAGCAGCTGCTGATGAAGCAGAAGCAAGTGCATCACCGCCTCCCGCTGTGGAGGAACTGCCACAGGAAGCGGAGCCACAGCAGGAAGTTGAGCCACACATCGCAGAAATGCCCGAGGACAGCGCCAGTAGTGATAGCATCAGCAGCGACATGTCTCTGGGTAGTCCAGGCAGCGAAG ATGATTCCGATATAGAGGCCATGCCTCGCTGGATGATACCAGCGAACCGCGTGCGTTCTGCTGTCGATATGCTTGTGTCCCAGGCACGCACCCAGGATGGCGGAATCTCGAGTTTTTTGCGACGCGAGAACTTTTTGCAGCGTGTGCGGAGCATGGTCTTTAGCCAAGATCGCATACGCAATCGTGTTACCAATGAAGCCAATGCTGTTGCCGAGGATACAGCCGAAGTGGAGACACCCCCAATGGACACGGAGATGAACGACGATGTGCGCTTCGACACGAATTTGCCAGCAGAACATTCGTattttggcaacaatttgaatcGTGTGCCTGGCGTGGATTATTTGGAAGTGGGAAGCACACATCGCATGCTCATCTTTATGCACCAGCATATCTTGTTTCCCGGTGAAGTGTTGCCCTTCATGATAAATGGCAGCATCATCGATGAAGAAGTTAATGACGCGGGACGTGATGGCGTCATTTTTGGCGTAGGCTTCCCATTGATGCAGCCACCCGATGATAATCCCCACAAGCTTTATGGCGTCACATGTCAGATCTATGAGAAGGGCGAGAGTGGCAATCATCTGGTATTCTACAAATCTCGTGCCCTGCAACGCATTGTTATCAATTGCGACGACATACAAGG ACCGCCGCAGTATATCGCACGCAATCCGACCATGAAGTGCTACAGCAAGGTCAAGATTTTGCCAGAATATTTCCTGCCCGAGCCGCTGAAATGCCTAGACATGGGCTCGTTGAATCGTTTTCGTGATATACCCTCAATGAAGGATAAGTTCCAACGCTATCAGTTGACGACAACGCCTTGGCCACTGGAGGCGTGTCAGGAGTATTCGTTTGAGGATATCATAGAGAAGGCACGCAAGAAGCTAGAAATTCACAAGATTGACACAATGCCCCGGTGTCCCATACAATTGTCCTTTTGGTTGGTACGCAATCTGCATCTGACCGAGAAGATGATGCGTTTGACGTTCCTTACGAATTCAGTGAACACAAGACTGCAGCTCATTGGCACCACATTGAAGCAGGAATCGCTCTTCTACTGTCGCTACTGCAACAGCAGTTTGGCCTCTTGTTCCGATCTGTTTGCCATGTCCAAGCATGGCGTGCAAACACAATACTGCAATTCAG GTGGCTATATTCACGAGACGAATACGGTTTATCGCGTCATCTCGCATGCCATTGGCTATAGCGGTGAACCATCCACCGAGTTCAGTTGGTTCCCTGGCTATCAGTGGCATATTATTATCTGCAAGTTCTGTGCTCAGCATGTGGGTTGGGAATTCAAGGCAGTCGAACCAAATTTGGCGCCCAAGGTCTTCTTTGGCCTGGCTGGTTCCAGTGTCCGCATCGGAAGAACCAGTGAGCGAACGCCAACCAACAATGGCAGCACCTTTGTAGTCCGTAATCTTATGCGTCTCGTCTCTAGAGAATTGGAATGA
- the LOC117573914 gene encoding protein cereblon isoform X1 — MDEEETAEIDEATSNEASNAALAVAAAASDDMQVVETETVAEASSVAEAENVVVQAITEHSRARLENMLEGVENMVEELSYLIGHDAASYEASNPAIANAAAAAHPSVQAESASDTRTQFDTAHRVYHNSTDRLTNMLRAVDDMVVEVSDFTNLIRDVDTLRDEPDATTDEAPAAAVETVAAADEAEASASPPPAVEELPQEAEPQQEVEPHIAEMPEDSASSDSISSDMSLGSPGSEDDSDIEAMPRWMIPANRVRSAVDMLVSQARTQDGGISSFLRRENFLQRVRSMVFSQDRIRNRVTNEANAVAEDTAEVETPPMDTEMNDDVRFDTNLPAEHSYFGNNLNRVPGVDYLEVGSTHRMLIFMHQHILFPGEVLPFMINGSIIDEEVNDAGRDGVIFGVGFPLMQPPDDNPHKLYGVTCQIYEKGESGNHLVFYKSRALQRIVINCDDIQGNPFRPPQYIARNPTMKCYSKVKILPEYFLPEPLKCLDMGSLNRFRDIPSMKDKFQRYQLTTTPWPLEACQEYSFEDIIEKARKKLEIHKIDTMPRCPIQLSFWLVRNLHLTEKMMRLTFLTNSVNTRLQLIGTTLKQESLFYCRYCNSSLASCSDLFAMSKHGVQTQYCNSGGYIHETNTVYRVISHAIGYSGEPSTEFSWFPGYQWHIIICKFCAQHVGWEFKAVEPNLAPKVFFGLAGSSVRIGRTSERTPTNNGSTFVVRNLMRLVSRELE, encoded by the exons AAATCGATGAGGCAACCTCGAACGAGGCGTCAAACGCTGCacttgctgtcgctgctgctgcaagcgACGACATGCAAGTggtagagacagagacagtgGCAGAGGCGAGTTCCGTGGCGGAGGCGGAGAATGTTGTAGTACAAGCGATAACTGAACATAGCCGAGCACGACTTGAGAATATGCTTGAAGGAGTGGAAAATATGGTCGAGGAACTTAGTTATCTTATTGGCCATGACGCGGCCTCCTACGAGGCGTCAAATCCTGCAATTGCTAACGCTGCTGCAGCGGCACATCCGTCGGTACAGGCAGAATCTGCCTCGGATACTAGAACACAATTTGATACTGCACATAGAGTATATCACAATAGCACAGATCGACTTACTAATATGCTTAGGGCAGTGGATGACATGGTCGTTGAGGTCAGcgattttacaaatttaatacgTGATGTCGACACACTGAGAGATGAGCCAGATGCTACTACAGATGAAGcaccagcagctgctgttgaaaCAGTAGCAGCTGCTGATGAAGCAGAAGCAAGTGCATCACCGCCTCCCGCTGTGGAGGAACTGCCACAGGAAGCGGAGCCACAGCAGGAAGTTGAGCCACACATCGCAGAAATGCCCGAGGACAGCGCCAGTAGTGATAGCATCAGCAGCGACATGTCTCTGGGTAGTCCAGGCAGCGAAG ATGATTCCGATATAGAGGCCATGCCTCGCTGGATGATACCAGCGAACCGCGTGCGTTCTGCTGTCGATATGCTTGTGTCCCAGGCACGCACCCAGGATGGCGGAATCTCGAGTTTTTTGCGACGCGAGAACTTTTTGCAGCGTGTGCGGAGCATGGTCTTTAGCCAAGATCGCATACGCAATCGTGTTACCAATGAAGCCAATGCTGTTGCCGAGGATACAGCCGAAGTGGAGACACCCCCAATGGACACGGAGATGAACGACGATGTGCGCTTCGACACGAATTTGCCAGCAGAACATTCGTattttggcaacaatttgaatcGTGTGCCTGGCGTGGATTATTTGGAAGTGGGAAGCACACATCGCATGCTCATCTTTATGCACCAGCATATCTTGTTTCCCGGTGAAGTGTTGCCCTTCATGATAAATGGCAGCATCATCGATGAAGAAGTTAATGACGCGGGACGTGATGGCGTCATTTTTGGCGTAGGCTTCCCATTGATGCAGCCACCCGATGATAATCCCCACAAGCTTTATGGCGTCACATGTCAGATCTATGAGAAGGGCGAGAGTGGCAATCATCTGGTATTCTACAAATCTCGTGCCCTGCAACGCATTGTTATCAATTGCGACGACATACAAGG AAATCCTTTCAGACCGCCGCAGTATATCGCACGCAATCCGACCATGAAGTGCTACAGCAAGGTCAAGATTTTGCCAGAATATTTCCTGCCCGAGCCGCTGAAATGCCTAGACATGGGCTCGTTGAATCGTTTTCGTGATATACCCTCAATGAAGGATAAGTTCCAACGCTATCAGTTGACGACAACGCCTTGGCCACTGGAGGCGTGTCAGGAGTATTCGTTTGAGGATATCATAGAGAAGGCACGCAAGAAGCTAGAAATTCACAAGATTGACACAATGCCCCGGTGTCCCATACAATTGTCCTTTTGGTTGGTACGCAATCTGCATCTGACCGAGAAGATGATGCGTTTGACGTTCCTTACGAATTCAGTGAACACAAGACTGCAGCTCATTGGCACCACATTGAAGCAGGAATCGCTCTTCTACTGTCGCTACTGCAACAGCAGTTTGGCCTCTTGTTCCGATCTGTTTGCCATGTCCAAGCATGGCGTGCAAACACAATACTGCAATTCAG GTGGCTATATTCACGAGACGAATACGGTTTATCGCGTCATCTCGCATGCCATTGGCTATAGCGGTGAACCATCCACCGAGTTCAGTTGGTTCCCTGGCTATCAGTGGCATATTATTATCTGCAAGTTCTGTGCTCAGCATGTGGGTTGGGAATTCAAGGCAGTCGAACCAAATTTGGCGCCCAAGGTCTTCTTTGGCCTGGCTGGTTCCAGTGTCCGCATCGGAAGAACCAGTGAGCGAACGCCAACCAACAATGGCAGCACCTTTGTAGTCCGTAATCTTATGCGTCTCGTCTCTAGAGAATTGGAATGA
- the LOC117573914 gene encoding protein cereblon isoform X3 produces MDEEETAEIDEATSNEASNAALAVAAAASDDMQVVETETVAEASSVAEAENVVVQAITEHSRARLENMLEGVENMVEELSYLIGHDAASYEASNPAIANAAAAAHPSVQAESASDTRTQFDTAHRVYHNSTDRLTNMLRAVDDMVVEVSDFTNLIRDVDTLRDEPDATTDEAPAAAVETVAAADEAEASASPPPAVEELPQEAEPQQEVEPHIAEMPEDSASSDSISSDMSLGSPGSEDDSDIEAMPRWMIPANRVRSAVDMLVSQARTQDGGISSFLRRENFLQRVRSMVFSQDRIRNRVTNEANAVAEDTAEVETPPMDTEMNDDVRFDTNLPAEHSYFGNNLNRVPGVDYLEVGSTHRMLIFMHQHILFPGEVLPFMINGSIIDEEVNDAGRDGVIFGVGFPLMQPPDDNPHKLYGVTCQIYEKGESGNHLVFYKSRALQRIVINCDDIQGNPFRPPQYIARNPTMKCYSKVKILPEYFLPEPLKCLDMGSLNRFRDIPSMKDKFQRYQLTTTPWPLEACQEYSFEDIIEKARKKLEIHKIDTMPRCPIQLSFWLVRNLHLTEKMMRLTFLTNSVNTRLQLIGTTLKQESLFYCRYCNSSLASCSDLFAMSKHGVQTQYCNSGGYIHETNTVYRVISHAIGYSGEPSTEFSWFPGYQWHIIICKFCAQHVGWEFKAVEPNLAPKVFFGLAGSSVRIGRTKNWNEAGD; encoded by the exons AAATCGATGAGGCAACCTCGAACGAGGCGTCAAACGCTGCacttgctgtcgctgctgctgcaagcgACGACATGCAAGTggtagagacagagacagtgGCAGAGGCGAGTTCCGTGGCGGAGGCGGAGAATGTTGTAGTACAAGCGATAACTGAACATAGCCGAGCACGACTTGAGAATATGCTTGAAGGAGTGGAAAATATGGTCGAGGAACTTAGTTATCTTATTGGCCATGACGCGGCCTCCTACGAGGCGTCAAATCCTGCAATTGCTAACGCTGCTGCAGCGGCACATCCGTCGGTACAGGCAGAATCTGCCTCGGATACTAGAACACAATTTGATACTGCACATAGAGTATATCACAATAGCACAGATCGACTTACTAATATGCTTAGGGCAGTGGATGACATGGTCGTTGAGGTCAGcgattttacaaatttaatacgTGATGTCGACACACTGAGAGATGAGCCAGATGCTACTACAGATGAAGcaccagcagctgctgttgaaaCAGTAGCAGCTGCTGATGAAGCAGAAGCAAGTGCATCACCGCCTCCCGCTGTGGAGGAACTGCCACAGGAAGCGGAGCCACAGCAGGAAGTTGAGCCACACATCGCAGAAATGCCCGAGGACAGCGCCAGTAGTGATAGCATCAGCAGCGACATGTCTCTGGGTAGTCCAGGCAGCGAAG ATGATTCCGATATAGAGGCCATGCCTCGCTGGATGATACCAGCGAACCGCGTGCGTTCTGCTGTCGATATGCTTGTGTCCCAGGCACGCACCCAGGATGGCGGAATCTCGAGTTTTTTGCGACGCGAGAACTTTTTGCAGCGTGTGCGGAGCATGGTCTTTAGCCAAGATCGCATACGCAATCGTGTTACCAATGAAGCCAATGCTGTTGCCGAGGATACAGCCGAAGTGGAGACACCCCCAATGGACACGGAGATGAACGACGATGTGCGCTTCGACACGAATTTGCCAGCAGAACATTCGTattttggcaacaatttgaatcGTGTGCCTGGCGTGGATTATTTGGAAGTGGGAAGCACACATCGCATGCTCATCTTTATGCACCAGCATATCTTGTTTCCCGGTGAAGTGTTGCCCTTCATGATAAATGGCAGCATCATCGATGAAGAAGTTAATGACGCGGGACGTGATGGCGTCATTTTTGGCGTAGGCTTCCCATTGATGCAGCCACCCGATGATAATCCCCACAAGCTTTATGGCGTCACATGTCAGATCTATGAGAAGGGCGAGAGTGGCAATCATCTGGTATTCTACAAATCTCGTGCCCTGCAACGCATTGTTATCAATTGCGACGACATACAAGG AAATCCTTTCAGACCGCCGCAGTATATCGCACGCAATCCGACCATGAAGTGCTACAGCAAGGTCAAGATTTTGCCAGAATATTTCCTGCCCGAGCCGCTGAAATGCCTAGACATGGGCTCGTTGAATCGTTTTCGTGATATACCCTCAATGAAGGATAAGTTCCAACGCTATCAGTTGACGACAACGCCTTGGCCACTGGAGGCGTGTCAGGAGTATTCGTTTGAGGATATCATAGAGAAGGCACGCAAGAAGCTAGAAATTCACAAGATTGACACAATGCCCCGGTGTCCCATACAATTGTCCTTTTGGTTGGTACGCAATCTGCATCTGACCGAGAAGATGATGCGTTTGACGTTCCTTACGAATTCAGTGAACACAAGACTGCAGCTCATTGGCACCACATTGAAGCAGGAATCGCTCTTCTACTGTCGCTACTGCAACAGCAGTTTGGCCTCTTGTTCCGATCTGTTTGCCATGTCCAAGCATGGCGTGCAAACACAATACTGCAATTCAG GTGGCTATATTCACGAGACGAATACGGTTTATCGCGTCATCTCGCATGCCATTGGCTATAGCGGTGAACCATCCACCGAGTTCAGTTGGTTCCCTGGCTATCAGTGGCATATTATTATCTGCAAGTTCTGTGCTCAGCATGTGGGTTGGGAATTCAAGGCAGTCGAACCAAATTTGGCGCCCAAGGTCTTCTTTGGCCTGGCTGGTTCCAGTGTCCGCATCGGAAGAACCA AGAATTGGAATGAGGCTGGCGACTAG